The genomic interval ATGTCGCCCACCCCCAACGTCACCCGCTTCTTCTGCGGGAGGGGCTTCAGCGACTTCACCTCATCATCCTCCGAGCCCTTGTCCGTCACCGGTGCTTGCGTCGCGCTGCCCGCCGCCATTCCCTCCACGGGAGCCGCGTCTCCGCCCTCCGCGGGTGGGTTCGCGCCCACTGCCTTCTCCGCGACAGCCTCGGCGGCGACCACCCGCTGGGGTGGCGGAGTCGAAGGCACCGGGGCAGGCGCACGAAGGTCTCCAGGCGGAGCCACCTCCACCGGGCCCGAGGAGACCGACGGCGCCGCCACCGTGTCCGGCGCCGACGCGGGAGCCGCGAGATTCCGGTAGCCCACCAATCCTCCCCCCGCGAGCAACAGCCCCGCGGCGAGGCCAATCACCATGGGACGCCAGCTCCGGGAACGCGTCGTGGGCGGCGGCTCGGGAGGAGGCGCGTTCGCGGTGGCGGGCGTCTTCGGCACCGCGGGCACCAGCCCCGACGACGACGCGGGCGAGTGAGTCCCCCATGCCTGCGCCGTGGGCGCGGTCTGCGCCGCCCCCAGCGAAGCCGGAGCCCCCACGACATGGGTCCCCGCCTCCATCACCCCCGTGGCCTGCGTCACGACGCCCAGGGCCGCGGAGAGCGAGGCCAACGTCGGGATGCGGGTGCGCTCCGTGTAGCGCTCATCCCCGAAGTGGCTCCGCAAGAATGGGCCCAATTGCTGCGTGCCCACTCCGCTGTAGTTCTCGCCGAGGAAGGCCTCCAGGTCCTGAGCGAACGCCTCCGCCGTGGGGTAGCGGTCATCCGCGACGGGCGCCATGGCCTTGAGGACGATGGCCTCCAGTGCCTCGGGCAGGTCGGGACGCAGCTCGCGCGGACGCTTGAACTCGTTGTGCAGCAGCGCGTTGAGCACCGCGAGGTCGTTCTCCCGCGAGAAGGGCCGCACATGCGTGAGCGCTTCGAACAGGCTGACGCCCAGCGCGAAGATATCCGCGCGCCGGTCCACCTCCTGCCCTCGGGCCTGCTCCGGGGCCATGTACATGTACTTGCCCTTCACCACGCCGGTGCGCGTGTTGACGAGCCTCGACTCGGCCTTGGCGATGCCGAAGTCCAGCACCTTCACCTGTCCCTGGTACGTCACGTACAGGTTGGATGGAGAGATGTCGCGGTGCACGACGTTGAGCGGCTGCCCGCTCTCATTGGCGAACTCGTGCGCGTAATGCAGCCCGCGCGCGGAATCGATGAGCACCCGCAGGACGATGGGATACGGCAGGTACTGGCGCCTGCGCCCCGCGAGCCGCAGCGTCGTGGAGAAGTCCTCGCCCGCGAGGTACTCCATGCAGATGTAGTAGCAGCCCTCGGTGAAGCCGAGCTCCTGAATCTGGATGATGTTGGGGTGCGCGAGCTTCGCGGCGAGCCGTGCTTCGTCCCGGAACATCTCCACGAAGTCGGGGATGTTGGACAGGTGCGGCAGCATGCGCTTGATGACGACGTTGCGCTCGAAGCCGTCGGCGCCCAGCAGCTTGGCCAGGAAGATTTCCGCCATGCCGCCCTCGGCCAGCTTGCGCACGAGCACGTAGGGCCCATAGGGGCGCAGGAGCGGCGGCGGAGCGTCCTCGGAGCCGTGATGTGTCGACTGGGGGGGAACCATTCTCAGGGCCCTCGCTGTCTCAGGGTGCGCACCGTGTGGATATCCGGAGCACCGGGACGCGACATCTTAAACATCAGCATCGGGGGCGAGCCCACGGGCTCCACCCATGTATCGAAGCGGTGCTTCGCATCCAGGGCCACGGGACGTCCATTGATGGACACGCGTGTGTTCACAGGGGCCACCCCGGTGGTCCTCACCTTCGCCGCCGCGCGCTGGCCATTGCGCGGCTGGGAGACCAACAGCAGCGGCACCGAGTTGTCGTAGACCAGCTCCAGCTTGTTCATCCGGCCCCCCTTGAGCTGCTCGCCCGTCGCCGACAGCGGCGTCACGGACCAGAGGTAGCTGCCCTCGCTCAGCGCGCCCGCGTCCAGCGCCGCGCGAGCCTCCGACACCGTGCGCTCCGCGACCACCTTCTCCAAGGCGCCCACCCGGTACACCGCCACCCGGTACTGCGCGGCGGAGGCCTCCTCGCCATAGGTGAACGTCACCGCCGGAGGTTTGTCTTGGTAGAAGATGGTCGTCTTCTCCAGCCCCTCCGGCACCACGTTGCGCACCCGGTCCAGGTCCCGGCCGAGCCGCTCCGGTGCGAACGTCGCGCTCCCGCTCGCCACGTCCTTGCCATCCTTGCCGCGCACCCTCCAGTGCAGGAGGCCTCGCGCGGGCGCCGTCACGTTGACGAAAGGCTGGAACACCGTGCCGGACACCAGCGGCTCGGTGAACGCCTCGTCCGTCGCCACCTCCACCGTCGCCTCGCCCTCCTTCTCCCAGCCGAACGCCACCTCCGGCAACCCCTGGTGGTACACCTCCACGCCATCGCCCGGCCCCAGCATCAACGACGCCGGAGCGAGCGTCTCGACGACCACCGCGCCAGACTCCGCCGTCACCGTGGCCCGCTCTCCCGCACGCAGCACCTGGCGCTTGTCGCCTCGCACCAACGTCAACTGTCCGGTCTGCGCGTCCACCAGGTAGCCGGACGCCGTGCGCCTGACCGCGACTCTCGACGCGCCGTCGCCTTCCAGCGCAAGCCCTGGCAACACCACGCGGCTCTCGCGCCCCTTCGCGAGTTGCACGCCGAGCCCCCCCTGCTTCAGGTCCATGCGCGCCTCGTCGCGGTTGCCACCCTGCGCCGCGGCCTCGAGCACCATCTCCGCCGAAGGGCCCAATGACAGCCGCGAGGACGAGCCCTGCAACGCCATCTCCACCGACGACCCCGCGCGCGTCCGAATCCCATCTCCCGGCGCGAGCACATCCCCTTCCGCGCGCATCGCACGCCAGCGCTTCGCGCCCTTGGACTTCAGCTCGGCCTTCCCCGAGCCCACCCGCACCGTCACTTGGATGGGCGCCAGCTCAATCAGATGGGAGCCCCGCAGCAGCAGCTCCGCGCGGCCCGCGGACACCGACACGGAGTCACCCTCCGACGCGCGCAGCTGCTGACCTTCCTTGGTGACGAACTCGATGGCCCCCAGCTTCACCTCCACGCGGCCAGAGTCCTTCCCCACCTCAACGCGCACCTCGCTGGGCTCCGAGCCCACCCGCGTGAGACCAAAGGGCGTCATCAGCGTCAGCGAGACCTTCTTGCCACCCGCCGGCGCTCCGGCCGCACGCGCGGGGACTCGAGACAGCACGATGCCTCGCTCCACGGTGAGCACCACGCCCCCGGACTCCTCGCCCAGCCCGACGCGCGCGTCGGAGCCGACCTCCACCGAGCGCCCATCCGCGAAGCGCATCGTCGCCGTCCCCTTGGGTCCGGTCTCCACCGCATCACCCGAGTAGAGCGGGCCTTCTTGCGCGGGGAGCTTCTTGCCGCCGCGCTCCACCATCACCTCGCCGGACAGCCCCTCCAGCCGGGCCAGCTCCACGGCGGCGCCCACGGCGGCCACGGTGGCCGCGTCGGGAGCGGACATGGGTGGAGCGGCTTCCTCCTTGTCACAGGCCGCGGCGACGAGGAGGAGGGACAGGAGCCAGGGACGCGTGTTGCTCACCGTTTCTGCCTCGGGAAGAGATCGACGTTGAAGATGGCCTGCTCGCCCTCCTTCAAGGTGACGAGCTTCGACTGGGACAGATAGCCCCGCGCGGAGATGGTGATGCGATAGGTCCCGCCGCGAACCTGGAAGGCGAACGCCCCCTTGGCGTCCGTGCGCGCCTTCACCTTGGCCTGGGGAATGAGCAGCGTGGCGGCGATGGGCTTGCCGCCGCGAGCGCTGCGCACCTGGCCCTTGAGCGTCGCGGGCTCACCCTTGCGCTCCAACGCCAGTGGCACCGACAGCGCCGTCTCCATCCCCGCGACGATGACGGCCGCCTCCTCCGCCGTCCGATATCCCGTGGTGCTCGCCATCACCGACACGGGCCCGGGAGGCAGGTCCTTCACCCAGGCCTCACCCTTCAAGTCCGTGCGCACCACCGAGGCCCCCACCACCACGCGAACCCCCGGCAACGGAACCGCGTTCGACGCGTTCACCACCGTCACCTTCAGTCCCCCCGTGGGAGGCGGCAGCTTGCGCGCCCGGACCTCCAGCGCCACCCGCCCGCCATCCTCCACGGTGCCATGGGCCTCGACGGGCTCGTAGCCCTCCGCGCTCACCCGCGCCAGGAGGGCACCGGGCGGCAGCTCCGCGACCTCGACCAGGCCCTTCGCATCCGCGTCTCGCGGCGCGCCCTCGATGCCTCCCGACACCAACACCACTCGCGCGCCCGGAAGCGGCGCGCCCGACTCCGCGTCCAGCACCTGGAGCGACACCGCGCCCACCGGCACCCGCACGGGCACCATCGGCGGCGGCGTGAAGGCTCGAGACGGGGGCGCGTCATTCCACGCGAGCTCCAGCGCGGCGCCCACCCGGCGCATGCGCTGCTCGGACCGGGTCCCATCCGCCAGCGTCACCGTGTCCTGCACATGTTGGAAGTCCAGCAGCGCCGTGCCGGCCCACCGCGCCGAACCCGCGAGGGGAAAGAGCAGCGCCCCTCCCGCCGCGAACCCCGTCGCCTCCGCCTTGGCCCCCGCCGCGTCACGCGCCGACAGCGACACGGGCACCTCGCCCCTCGCCTCCACCGCCAGCCGGGTGAACAGCGGCACCCGCACGCTCGCGCTCAAGAGGGCCGCGTGCCGCACGCCGCGCGACAACACCGGCTCCGTGGACACGCCGAAGTGCGGCAGCTGCGCATAGCTGTAGCCCGCGCCCAGCTCCGCCCGCACCGGCCCCAGGAAGGTCCGCACCCGAGGCCCCACCGACGCACGCAACAGGCTGCCTCCGGTGATCCTCACCGACCCTTCCTTCAGGTCGAATCCCTCGCGCTGGACCGCCGCCCACCCTCCCAGCCAGGAGCCCGCCCAGAACGTCCCCACCGCCGCCAGATCATTCGGTGTGAAGCCCTCGTAGGTGAGCCCCGGCCCTACATCCGCCTGGGTCCCATTGCGCACGGCGAGGCCGTAGCGAAGGCGCAGCGAGGCTCGCTCGCGCACCTCCTCCGCCCGGACGGACGGGACGCTGACCAGCACCAACAGCAAAGGCGCCAGACGCGCCAGGATGGGGGAAAGGGGGCGTAGGGGCGTCAAAGCCCGGCCGAGTATAGAGAAAGCCGGGAACACTCCCAAACCGGTGCCACCAGTTGACCCGGAAATCCCCCCGGCCTCCTGGGAACCCCACCCAGGGGGGAGGCGGAAAGGGGGGCATGGGCCCAGGACACCGCGTTCTCACCGCGAGGCGCGGATGGCTTCTTGCTGGAGTGGAGGGGCTTTGCTAAGCATCCTCACGGTCGGTAGCGCCTCGTCTAACCTCCGGGATTCACTCCAGAAACAAGGGAGTGTCTTTCGTGAGCGGGGCGAGCGAACGCTGAGGAGCGCATACGCCCATGGGCACGCAACTGGTGATGTACGAAGAGGAGTTCACCAAGATCAACGCCGTTTGCGACCGGCTCACCAAGGACGCGAACGCGAAGGTGGTCTTCCTCGTCGACAAGAACGGGCAGCTCATCTCCTCGGCGGGCCAGACGCAGAACATCGACACCACCTCCCTGGCCTCACTGACGGCCGGCAACGTGGCGGCCATGGGCGGACTCGCCAAGCTGATCGGCGAGAACGAGTTCCCCAACCAGTTCCATGAAGGGGCGAAGGACTCGCTCTACATGACCATCGTCGGCAGCCGGGTGGTGCTGGTCGTCATCTTCGACAACCGCACGAGCCTGGGCCTCGTCCGCCTGCGCATCAAGAAGGCCAGCGACGAGCTCACGAAGATCTTCGAGAGTCTGGTGAAGAAGACGGACAGCCCGGGTGCCGGGTCGCCGTTCGCCGAGATCTCCGACGACGATATCGACAACCTCTTCAGCGAGTAACCCGGGAAGCCATGTCCTTCATCAACTACTCATCCCGCGAAATCAACTGCAAGATTGTCTATTACGGACCGGGTCTCTGCGGGAAGACGACCAACCTCCAGTACATCTACAACAAGACGGCGGCCGAGACGAAGGGCAAGCTCATCTCGCTCTCCACCGAGACGGACCGCACGCTCTTCTTCGACTTCCTGCCGTTGTCGCTCGGTGAGATTCGCGGCTTCAAGACGCGCTTCCACCTCTACACGGTGCCTGGCCAGGTGTTCTACGACGCCAGCCGCAAGCTCATCCTCAAGGGCGTGGACGGCGTGGTGTTCGTCGCCGACAGCCAGATCGAGCGCATGGAGGCGAACATGGAGTCCATCGAGAACCTCCGTGTGAACCTGGCCGAGCAGGGCTACGACCTGAACAAGATTCCGTACGTCGTCCAGTACAACAAGCGCGACCTGCCCAACGCGGTGACGGTGGAGGAGATGCGCAAGGCGCTCAACCCGCGCAACATCCCCGAGTATCAGGCCGTGGCGCCCACCGGCGTGGGCGTGTTCGACACGCTCAAGGCGGTGGCGAAGCTGGTGCTCACGGAGCTGAAGAAGGGCGGCTGAGAGCAAGCGGCCGGACACCTCCGGCCTCCCGTACCGCGGGTGACAAGACGCCCCGCGGTCAACGGTGTTACAACCGCCGCCGACGGGCCAGGCCGTCCGCCTCCTGAGGTCGCATAGTGCGTGTCGAAGCCGTCACCCTCCGCCTCCTCGCGCTCGTGAGCGCCACCCTCTGTGGGGCGGCGCTCGCGCAGGAGCCGCGCTCCCCGGCCCCAGCCGCCGCCTCTTCGTCGAGCGCCACCGCGGCTCCGGAGGGTGACAGCACCGCCGACGAGGCCTTCAACTCCCGCGTGAAGACGCTGGAGGAGCAGGTCGCCGACTTGAAGGAGAAGATCTACCGCTCCAAGGCGCGCCTGCTGCTGTTGCAGGAGACGGTGCTGGGCGGAGACGTCACCACGGGCGCTCGTGCGCTCATCGTCCACAAGAACGAGATGGGCGGCTCCTTCATCCTGGAGTCGGTGACGTACGCGTTGGATGGCGCGCCCATCTTCACGCAGCTGGACCTGCAGGGTGAGCTGAGCAAGCGCGAGCAGTTCGAGGTCTTCAACGGGCGCATCGTCCCGGGTCAGCATCAGCTCGCGGTGCGGTTGGTGTACCGGGGCAACGGCTTCGGCGTGTTCAGCTACCTGGAGGGCTACAAGTTCAAGGTGCAATCCAGCTACACCTTCAACGCGGAGCCAGGAAAGGTCTCCACCGTGCGCGTGGTGGGCTACGAGCAGGGTGGCATCACCACGGACCACAAGGACCGGCCGGCGGTGCGCTACGACATCGAGCTGTCGCGCGACTCGGCGCCTCGCATCGACGGTGAGCCAGGCGCCAGCCCTCCGGCCACCTCCTCCACAGAAGCGCGGTAGGGGCCGCCGGTGAACGTGTCGCTTCGCGCCCTTGCCCTCGTGCTCAGCCTCGCGGGGGGCACTTCCACCTCCGCCGCCGAGCCGCCGCCCACGCCGACGCAGCAGGAGCTGGAGCGCAACCTGTCGTCGGTGGAGCAGCAGCTCCGGGCCGCCGAGGAGGGCCTTCGCTTCGTGGAGACGCAGTACAGCCAGCGCCCCGAGCCCGACGAGGCGCAGGCCCGCGCGCGGCGCTACTCGGATGCGGAAATCCAATACCTGCTGGGCGACTGGAACGCGGCCTCCGTCCTCTTCTACGACCTGGTGAGCGACCCGGCGTTTCAAAGCCACCCGCGCTACCCCGACGCGCTCTTCTTCCTCGCGGACGCGCTGTACCAGCAGAAGAACGACCTGGGCGCGCGCATCTACCTGCGCGAGCTGCTCGCCCTGCCCTCCCCTTCCGCGCGGCACCGCGACGCGCTCACGCGTTATCTGGCCATCTGCGGGAAGCTCAACCTCTTCGATGGCATCGAGCCCCAGCTCGAGCAGGCGCGTGCCCTGTACGGGGGACAGCTTCCGCCCGACCTCCAGTACGTGAACGGGAAGTGGCTCTTCCGCCGCATGGACCTGCCCCCCGCCGAGCGCATGGCTCGCGCTCGCGCCGCCTTCGCGCCGCTGGCCCAGGTCCCGGGCGGGCCGTATCAGCTCCAGGCCGGCTACCACATGGCCGTGCTGTCGATGCAGGCCGGTGAGCTGCCCCTGGCCATCCTCCAGTTCCAGCAGCTCCTCGTCCCCGTGCCGAGGGAGGACGCGGCGCCCGCGACGGACGGCAAGCCCGTGGTCCGGACGACCGCGGACACGGACCCGGCGCGCATCCGCGAGCTCTCGCTCATGTCGCTGGGGCGCCTGCTCTACGAGGCGGGCCGCTTCGATGAAGCGCTGGACCGGTACGGCCAGGTGCCTCGAGAAAGCGAGTCCTTCCCGGAGTCGCTCTACGAAATCGCGTGGACCCAGGTGCGCAAGGGCAACCATCAGGAGGCCAAGAACGCCGTCGACATCCTGTTGATGGTGGCGCCGGACTCGCGGCTCGCGCCCGAGGCCAAGCTGCTCCAGGGCCACCTGCTCCAGAAACTCCAGAAGTACAACGACGCCATCGCGGCCTACGACGAGCTCATCAACACCTTCCGCCCCGTGCGGGAGAAGGTGGATGCGATGCTGAGCGCCAATCGCGACCCCGTGGCGTACTTCGACCGGCTCCTCGCGCGCACGGACACCGTGCCGGATGTTCGCACGCTGCTGCCCCCGCTCGCGTTGAAGTACGCCTCCACCGAACGCGAGGCCAGCGACGCGGTGAAGATGGTGGGCGACATCGACACCGGCAAGAAGGGAACCGTCGACGCGCGAGAGCTCGCCGCGCGCATCCTCCTGGCCCTGGAGACCCGGCGGCTGGAGACCTTCCCGGAGCTGCAGGAAGGCTTCATGCGCGCGGACGCGGTGGAGACCGCCGTCGCGAACGCGGAGGCCGCGCTCGTGGAGCTGGAGCGTCACACGCTGGAGTCCTCCCTCACCGCGACGGAGCGGGAGAAGCTCTTGCCGTTGCGTCACGAGCGCGAGGCGCTGGCCACGCGCTTCGCCACGCTCCCCACCACGCAGAAGGAGATGGAGGAGCGGCTGCGGCGGATGCAGGCGCGCGTGGATGCCGTGGACCGGGAGGCCTTTCGCCTGGGCGCGGAGGTGCGCGGCCTGCACGCCATCGCCGCGGCGGTGCGCAAGTGGGTGGATGACACGCGCCTGATTCGCCAGACGCCCCCCGACGAGGAGCGAGAGTTCCTCGTGCAGCTCCAGGCGGAAGTCCAGACGCTCCAGGAGCTCCAGCAGGAACTCGACAAGACCCGAGGCCGGCTCGCGGACGAGCGCAACAGCGCCGCGGCGAGCCTCGCTGGAGAGAAGGCCATCCGAGGCAAATACCTCGCCGCGCTGCGCGCCGAGCACGACGTGCTCTCCGAGGCCGAGCGCCGTCAGTCTCCCTCAGGACTGCTGACCCGCGCGCACCAGGCCAGGGACCAGGGTCTGGCCCTCAGCAAGCGCGTGGCCCAGGCGCAGAGCGCGCTGCTCGCCCGGGTTGACCAGCGCGGACGCCGCATTCGCGAGAAGGTGCTGGCCGAGCAGAAGCTCCTCGACAAGTACGAGGCCGAGGTCGCCGCGGTGTCCAGCAACGCCAAGCAGTTGGTGGGCCGCATCGCCTACGACAGCTTCCGTCGCGTGCGCCGGCAGTTCTACGACCTGGTGCTCAAGGCGGACGTGGGTGTGGTGGACGTGGCCTTCACCGAGAAGCAGGACAGGACCACGGCCATCCAGAAGGTGTCGGCGCAGAAGGCCGAGGCCCTGCGCGCGTTGGACGCGGACTTCCGGGGTGTGCTCGCGGAGGATGGCCGGTGATGCGGCGTGTCCTCGCGGTGCTGCTCTGCGTCGCCTCGCTTCCCTCCGCCGCACAGGCGCAGGACGCGGGCACCCCTTCCACGCCTCAGGCGGAGAGCCCCTCCACCGCTCCCGAGCCCCGCTATCTGAAGGGCCTGGGCCGCACGCCCGACGAGGAGGTGCTGCTCGACGACGTGAGCGAGGCCCTGCGCACGTACGAAGAGGAGTCTCGCGAGTTCAGCGGCGACGTGCAGCGCCTGATGGAGCGCAGGTACGAGCAGAAGCGCGACTCGCTGGCGTCCTCGTACGAGAAGGTCATCCGCGACTTCGAAGCCCAGGAGCGCAAGGAGCGGATGGAGGCCATCGTCCGCTTCGAGGAGTTCCTGCGCCGCTACCCCAATGAGCCTCGCTACACACCGGACGTGATGTTCCGGCTCGCGGAGCTCTACTACGAGCGCTCCCAGGACGAGCACCAGCTCGCGATGAAGGAGTACCGGGAGCGGCTGGAGGCGCACGACAAGAACCCGGACTCGGCCTTTCCCGTCGAGCCGAAGAAGGACTACGCGGACTCCATCACGCTGTACCGCCGGCTACTGAAGGACTACCCCAGCTACCGCTTCAACGACGGCGCCTGGTACCTGCTGGGCTACTGCCTGGAGGAACAGGAGCAGGTCGAGGAGAGCTTCCAGACCTATCAGCAACTCATCGCCCGCTATCCGCGAAGCCGCTTCGCCACCGAGGCGTGGGTCCGCATCGGCGAGTACTGGTTCGACAACTACAAGGACTCGCAGGCCCTCCCCCGCGCCGCGCAGGCGTTCGAGGCCGCCGCCCAGGACAAGCTCCACCCGCTCTACGACAAGGCCCTCTACAAGCTCGGCTGGACGTACTACCGCATGGACCGCTTCGACGAAGCGGTGGAGTCCTTCCTCTCGCTCGTGGACTTCTACGAAGCCCAGCGCGTGGCCAAGGGTGAAGCGGAAGCCGGCGGCGACCTTCGCGAGGAGGCGCTCCAGTACGTCGCCATCTCGCTGACAGATGAGTCGTGGGGCGGGCTGTCTCGCGCCCAGGCGCTCTTCACCAAGCGAGGCCCCAAGCCCTATGAAGCGGACATCTACCGCCGCCTGGGCCACCTGTTCTTCGAACAGACGCATCACCCCGAAGCCATCGCGGCCTATCAGCGCGCGCTGGAGAAGGACCCGCTGGCGTCAGACGCACCCGAGCTCCAACAGCGCATCGCCCAGGCCTACGAGCGGGACCGGAAGATGGCGGAGTCCTTCACGGAGTCGGAGCGGCTCGCCAGCCTCTACCAGCCCGGGACGGTCTGGTACTCGAAGAACCAGGGCGACCCGGACGCGCTCGCTCGGGCCGATGTCCTCGTCGAACGGAGCCTCTCCACCAGCGCCACGTTCCACCACCAGCAGGCGCAGGTGTTCAAGAAGGAAGGCAAGCTCGAGCAGGCCGCCGCGGGCTTCGCCAACGCCGCGCGCGCCTACGGCACGTATCTGGAGCGCTTCCCCCGCAGCAAGAGCGCGGGCGAGATGCGTTTCTATTACGCGGAATGCCTCTACTTCTCCTCGCAGTTCGCCGCCGCCGCGAAGAACTACGAGCTGGTGCGGGACACGGGCGCCAGCCTCAAGCACCGCGACGACTCGGCGCTCAGCGCGGTGCTCTCGTGGCAGCAGGTACTGACCCAGGACATCCAGGCCGGCAACGCGCCCGACCTCAAGCCCCTGCGCTCCACCGAACGTCCCGAGGGCGTCGAGGTGAAGTCCGTGCCCCTGGCACCCACCGAGCAGAAGCTGGTGGCGGCGTCGGACAAGTACGTGGCCATGCTGCCGCGCGACGCGAAGGCCGCGGGCATCGCCTACAAGGCCGCGGAGCTCTACTACTCCCACGGAGACTTCCCCGAGGCGCGGCGGCGCTTCGAGCGCATCATCCAGATGTGGCCCAAGAGCGACGTGGCCCGCTACTCCACCAACCTCACCGTCGAGACCTTCCTCATCGCCAAGGACTGGCGCAGCGTGGAGGAGGTCAGCGCGAAGCTGGCCAGCAACACGCAGGTCATCGACCCGTCCAGCGAGCTCCACCAGCAACTGGTGAAGTTCAAGCTCGCCGGCCGCTTCAAGCTGGCCGACCAGCTCCTGGCCGAGGGCAAGTACGAGGAGGCCGCGCGCAAGTACATCCAGCTCGTCGACGAGGAGCCCCGCCACGAGTTCGCCGACAAGGCCCTCAACAACGCCGCCGTCGCGCATGAGAACACGCGGCGCTTCGACTCGGCGCTGAAGCTCTACGAGCGCATCTACCGCGAGTACCCCAAGTCGCCCCTGGCCGACGCCGCGCTGTTCCGCGTGGCGGTGAACGCGGAGAAGTCCTACGACTTCGACAAGGCCGTCGTCAGCTACCAGAAGCTGGTGAAGGACTACCCCGCGTCCAAGGACCGCGAGGCGGCCCTCTTCAACACGGCCCGGCTCCTGGAAGGACAGCAGCGCTACGCCGAAGCCGCCTCGGCCTTCCTGCGCTACGCGGACCTGTACCCCTCCGCCGAAGACGCGCCGAAGAACCAGTACCACGCCGCCGTCCTGCTCGAGAAACAGGGCGACCCTCGCGGCGAGGTGCGCGCGCTCCAGGAGTTCGTGCGCAAGTACGCGCGAAAGCCCGGCCAGGTGGAGCTGGTGGTGGATGCGCACCGGCGCATGGGAGACGCGCACCAGAAGCTCGGCGACGAGCGCGAGGCCCAGCGCGCCTATGCCCAGGCCGCCAGCGAGTTCGACCGGCGCAAGCTCAAGCCGGACACCCATCCGCTCGCGGCGAACGCCGCGGCCTTCGGCCGGTTCCAGCTCGCGGAA from Myxococcus stipitatus carries:
- a CDS encoding protein kinase domain-containing protein is translated as MVPPQSTHHGSEDAPPPLLRPYGPYVLVRKLAEGGMAEIFLAKLLGADGFERNVVIKRMLPHLSNIPDFVEMFRDEARLAAKLAHPNIIQIQELGFTEGCYYICMEYLAGEDFSTTLRLAGRRRQYLPYPIVLRVLIDSARGLHYAHEFANESGQPLNVVHRDISPSNLYVTYQGQVKVLDFGIAKAESRLVNTRTGVVKGKYMYMAPEQARGQEVDRRADIFALGVSLFEALTHVRPFSRENDLAVLNALLHNEFKRPRELRPDLPEALEAIVLKAMAPVADDRYPTAEAFAQDLEAFLGENYSGVGTQQLGPFLRSHFGDERYTERTRIPTLASLSAALGVVTQATGVMEAGTHVVGAPASLGAAQTAPTAQAWGTHSPASSSGLVPAVPKTPATANAPPPEPPPTTRSRSWRPMVIGLAAGLLLAGGGLVGYRNLAAPASAPDTVAAPSVSSGPVEVAPPGDLRAPAPVPSTPPPQRVVAAEAVAEKAVGANPPAEGGDAAPVEGMAAGSATQAPVTDKGSEDDEVKSLKPLPQKKRVTLGVGDITRIVEKGSSRISSCFERNREDLPASTGQVQVEFSIASTGKVRASVRGPLADTKVGRCVQAQAERLRFPAHRDEEVNVLVPFAWTLK
- a CDS encoding carboxypeptidase regulatory-like domain-containing protein — its product is MLVSVPSVRAEEVRERASLRLRYGLAVRNGTQADVGPGLTYEGFTPNDLAAVGTFWAGSWLGGWAAVQREGFDLKEGSVRITGGSLLRASVGPRVRTFLGPVRAELGAGYSYAQLPHFGVSTEPVLSRGVRHAALLSASVRVPLFTRLAVEARGEVPVSLSARDAAGAKAEATGFAAGGALLFPLAGSARWAGTALLDFQHVQDTVTLADGTRSEQRMRRVGAALELAWNDAPPSRAFTPPPMVPVRVPVGAVSLQVLDAESGAPLPGARVVLVSGGIEGAPRDADAKGLVEVAELPPGALLARVSAEGYEPVEAHGTVEDGGRVALEVRARKLPPPTGGLKVTVVNASNAVPLPGVRVVVGASVVRTDLKGEAWVKDLPPGPVSVMASTTGYRTAEEAAVIVAGMETALSVPLALERKGEPATLKGQVRSARGGKPIAATLLIPQAKVKARTDAKGAFAFQVRGGTYRITISARGYLSQSKLVTLKEGEQAIFNVDLFPRQKR
- the mglB gene encoding gliding-motility regulator GTPase-activating protein MglB translates to MGTQLVMYEEEFTKINAVCDRLTKDANAKVVFLVDKNGQLISSAGQTQNIDTTSLASLTAGNVAAMGGLAKLIGENEFPNQFHEGAKDSLYMTIVGSRVVLVVIFDNRTSLGLVRLRIKKASDELTKIFESLVKKTDSPGAGSPFAEISDDDIDNLFSE
- the mglA gene encoding gliding-motility regulator Ras-like GTPase MglA; its protein translation is MSFINYSSREINCKIVYYGPGLCGKTTNLQYIYNKTAAETKGKLISLSTETDRTLFFDFLPLSLGEIRGFKTRFHLYTVPGQVFYDASRKLILKGVDGVVFVADSQIERMEANMESIENLRVNLAEQGYDLNKIPYVVQYNKRDLPNAVTVEEMRKALNPRNIPEYQAVAPTGVGVFDTLKAVAKLVLTELKKGG
- a CDS encoding dihydrolipoamide acetyltransferase, which encodes MRVEAVTLRLLALVSATLCGAALAQEPRSPAPAAASSSSATAAPEGDSTADEAFNSRVKTLEEQVADLKEKIYRSKARLLLLQETVLGGDVTTGARALIVHKNEMGGSFILESVTYALDGAPIFTQLDLQGELSKREQFEVFNGRIVPGQHQLAVRLVYRGNGFGVFSYLEGYKFKVQSSYTFNAEPGKVSTVRVVGYEQGGITTDHKDRPAVRYDIELSRDSAPRIDGEPGASPPATSSTEAR
- a CDS encoding tetratricopeptide repeat protein, which encodes MNVSLRALALVLSLAGGTSTSAAEPPPTPTQQELERNLSSVEQQLRAAEEGLRFVETQYSQRPEPDEAQARARRYSDAEIQYLLGDWNAASVLFYDLVSDPAFQSHPRYPDALFFLADALYQQKNDLGARIYLRELLALPSPSARHRDALTRYLAICGKLNLFDGIEPQLEQARALYGGQLPPDLQYVNGKWLFRRMDLPPAERMARARAAFAPLAQVPGGPYQLQAGYHMAVLSMQAGELPLAILQFQQLLVPVPREDAAPATDGKPVVRTTADTDPARIRELSLMSLGRLLYEAGRFDEALDRYGQVPRESESFPESLYEIAWTQVRKGNHQEAKNAVDILLMVAPDSRLAPEAKLLQGHLLQKLQKYNDAIAAYDELINTFRPVREKVDAMLSANRDPVAYFDRLLARTDTVPDVRTLLPPLALKYASTEREASDAVKMVGDIDTGKKGTVDARELAARILLALETRRLETFPELQEGFMRADAVETAVANAEAALVELERHTLESSLTATEREKLLPLRHEREALATRFATLPTTQKEMEERLRRMQARVDAVDREAFRLGAEVRGLHAIAAAVRKWVDDTRLIRQTPPDEEREFLVQLQAEVQTLQELQQELDKTRGRLADERNSAAASLAGEKAIRGKYLAALRAEHDVLSEAERRQSPSGLLTRAHQARDQGLALSKRVAQAQSALLARVDQRGRRIREKVLAEQKLLDKYEAEVAAVSSNAKQLVGRIAYDSFRRVRRQFYDLVLKADVGVVDVAFTEKQDRTTAIQKVSAQKAEALRALDADFRGVLAEDGR